A genomic window from Leptospira broomii serovar Hurstbridge str. 5399 includes:
- a CDS encoding SDR family oxidoreductase, producing MKHALITGANRGIGLELARIFSDQGYEVLAACRKASEPLRRLGVPIFEGLDLTDCRNFDSLSNALSGNHLDLLINNAGILIPDNLDSIDFEEVETQFLVNALGPLQLTHSLLPKIKDGAKIAFITSRLGSIGENTSGGYYGYRMSKAALNAGAVSLSKDLKPRRISVAILHPGMVATEMTGRQGIPPREAAEGLFRQIESWSLHATGKFFHQNGEELPW from the coding sequence ATGAAACATGCATTGATAACCGGAGCAAATCGTGGCATAGGCTTAGAGTTGGCTCGAATTTTTTCAGATCAGGGTTACGAAGTATTGGCAGCCTGCAGAAAGGCTTCCGAACCGCTGCGTAGATTAGGCGTACCGATTTTCGAAGGCTTGGATTTAACCGATTGTAGGAACTTCGACTCCCTATCAAACGCCCTTTCCGGTAATCATTTGGATCTCTTAATTAACAATGCCGGAATTTTGATACCGGACAACCTAGATAGTATCGATTTTGAAGAAGTGGAAACGCAATTCTTAGTGAATGCTTTGGGCCCCCTCCAGTTAACACATTCACTTCTTCCTAAGATAAAGGATGGAGCAAAAATCGCCTTTATCACCAGTCGATTGGGCTCAATCGGAGAAAATACTTCAGGCGGCTATTACGGTTATAGGATGTCGAAAGCTGCCTTAAATGCAGGCGCCGTTTCCTTATCCAAAGACTTGAAGCCTAGAAGAATCTCTGTCGCAATTTTACATCCGGGAATGGTTGCCACTGAAATGACCGGTCGTCAGGGAATCCCCCCTCGGGAAGCCGCTGAAGGCTTGTTTAGACAAATTGAAAGTTGGTCCCTGCATGCCACCGGCAAATTTTTCCACCAGAATGGTGAGGAATTACCGTGGTAA
- a CDS encoding PQQ-dependent sugar dehydrogenase: MFRLYTVFRVLSLFLLFSSILHSAETKKKKREISSKLPKAITWSDLTWKVVANGFKEPTDIQFLPGQPKSFVVLEKKGRIWLVDLTSGEKNLAADFTGNVETRSEEGLLGLSFHPDFSKNRRFYINAVSKESGKDQTLILEFVWESQKVLSWKDRKRVLLRVDQPYSNHNAGQLAFGHDGKLYIGFGDGGAANDPFLHGQNPNTFLGTMIRIEPNLDTSGPAYKVPKDNPFLGKSGFLPEIWAYGLRNPWRFSFDSMTGELYLADVGQNEFEEVDRIEKGGNYGWNIKEGFHCFRNNQECKKPGLIDPLFEYDHQVGQSITGGYVYRGKQLPLLEGMYVFGDFVAGVIWALSVENDKKVTVRRLFKVGFPISTFGQDSAGEIYFADFNGGNIYQLVKKN, translated from the coding sequence ATGTTCCGCCTTTATACTGTATTTCGAGTTCTTTCCTTATTTTTACTATTTAGCTCAATTTTACATTCAGCTGAAACTAAGAAGAAAAAGAGAGAAATTTCCTCTAAACTGCCGAAAGCAATCACTTGGAGTGATCTTACATGGAAGGTGGTCGCGAATGGGTTTAAGGAACCTACTGATATTCAATTTCTCCCCGGGCAGCCTAAGAGTTTCGTCGTACTTGAAAAGAAAGGTAGAATCTGGTTGGTTGATCTTACCTCGGGAGAAAAAAATCTCGCGGCAGACTTTACGGGGAATGTTGAAACCAGATCGGAGGAAGGGCTTTTGGGCTTGTCCTTCCATCCGGATTTTTCGAAAAATCGTCGGTTTTACATAAATGCAGTGTCAAAGGAATCCGGTAAGGATCAGACCTTGATTCTTGAATTTGTCTGGGAATCGCAGAAAGTTCTTTCCTGGAAAGATCGAAAGCGCGTTCTACTTCGAGTCGATCAACCTTACTCTAATCATAATGCAGGTCAATTGGCCTTTGGCCATGACGGAAAATTATATATTGGCTTTGGAGACGGAGGCGCGGCTAACGATCCTTTTTTACACGGACAAAATCCCAATACGTTTCTCGGAACAATGATTCGAATCGAACCGAATCTCGATACTTCTGGTCCGGCTTACAAGGTTCCTAAGGACAATCCTTTCCTCGGGAAGTCGGGATTTCTTCCGGAGATTTGGGCATATGGACTTCGCAATCCTTGGCGTTTTTCCTTCGATTCGATGACTGGAGAATTATATTTGGCGGATGTCGGACAGAATGAATTCGAGGAAGTGGATCGCATTGAAAAAGGGGGTAATTACGGATGGAATATTAAGGAAGGATTTCATTGTTTCCGAAATAATCAGGAATGTAAAAAGCCCGGTTTAATAGATCCGCTGTTTGAGTATGACCACCAAGTCGGACAGTCGATTACCGGCGGTTATGTATACCGAGGAAAACAATTACCCTTGTTAGAAGGGATGTATGTTTTCGGTGATTTTGTAGCGGGCGTTATCTGGGCTTTGTCGGTAGAAAATGACAAAAAAGTTACTGTACGCAGACTCTTCAAAGTAGGGTTTCCCATCAGCACGTTTGGCCAAGATTCCGCAGGTGAGATTTATTTTGCCGATTTTAACGGTGGAAATATTTATCAATTAGTAAAAAAAAATTGA
- a CDS encoding TIGR00266 family protein — MKHEILAKPDFPLLKITLENGESIRAESGAMVAMAPNVKMETKAEGGIFASAKRALLSGESFFQNTFFAQGGAGDLYLTSETQGDLEYRVLKDEELILSRGAYVAGSTELTIDSKWGGFKGFFSGEGLFFLKVSGTGDLYFSSFGAIHTVDVDGTYIVDTGHIVGFETTLDYQIDRIGGLKSLFLSGEGLVAKFSGKGRLYVQSRNQNSFASWADSWRRVEKSSSSD, encoded by the coding sequence ATGAAACATGAAATACTAGCTAAACCTGACTTTCCACTATTAAAAATCACATTAGAAAACGGTGAATCGATTCGAGCCGAATCCGGAGCAATGGTGGCGATGGCTCCCAACGTTAAAATGGAAACGAAAGCCGAGGGGGGTATTTTTGCTTCCGCAAAGCGGGCATTGCTTAGCGGCGAATCTTTTTTCCAAAATACTTTTTTTGCACAAGGAGGAGCAGGGGACTTATATCTCACCTCCGAAACCCAAGGCGATTTAGAATACCGAGTTTTAAAAGACGAAGAGCTTATTCTTAGTAGAGGTGCTTATGTAGCCGGTTCGACCGAACTTACGATCGACAGCAAATGGGGTGGGTTTAAAGGTTTTTTCTCCGGGGAAGGTCTTTTCTTTTTAAAAGTAAGCGGAACCGGTGATCTCTATTTTTCAAGTTTCGGAGCTATTCATACCGTTGATGTAGACGGAACTTATATCGTCGACACCGGGCATATTGTCGGTTTTGAAACGACTCTGGATTATCAAATCGATCGCATCGGAGGATTAAAATCTCTCTTCCTATCTGGGGAAGGGCTGGTCGCTAAATTTTCAGGAAAGGGAAGATTGTATGTGCAGTCTCGGAACCAAAATTCCTTCGCATCTTGGGCCGATAGTTGGCGCCGCGTAGAAAAATCCTCGTCAAGTGATTAA
- a CDS encoding radical SAM protein: MNARSTVRPESSIALLEEMERKYRTIPLEAIVKQDILRQGIHFLPESFLVGEEYKTKDYFIFSFDHIPLADLKEGADSKAPEEIKLAGGHFNLLPTVISTRNNPTSPYKVKRIPPGQDKEGAPGLFLNDTFLGHLEYPPKPAWYRHKTKSGKLPGEIAPVIEWGYLIYLTVFRNCQYFGKEEECAYCDINHNYRQQKNAGRPYTGVKDVEDLLEVLSWIDSEDQIAKVYTITGGSVITSLKKKNEIDFYLEYAKAIEDKFPGRWMGKIVSQAWEKEDCQKFKDAGIQVYHPNYEVWDKELFKKICPGKESYIGRDTWIRRIVDSVEIFGPSHVIPNFVGGVELSQPWGFETVQEAVASTAEGLDFFMSKGIMPRFTAWCPEPYTTLGTQPGPPLEYFCELLKVWKNTFEKYNLPVPPGYGEPGPGKAVFSVSAFMDVIGYAGRN, encoded by the coding sequence ATGAACGCTAGAAGTACCGTGCGCCCAGAATCTTCAATCGCATTGCTCGAGGAGATGGAACGAAAATATAGAACGATCCCTTTGGAAGCTATCGTAAAGCAGGACATCCTTAGACAGGGAATTCATTTTCTACCCGAATCTTTTTTAGTCGGGGAAGAATATAAGACGAAAGATTATTTCATCTTTTCTTTCGATCATATTCCTTTAGCCGACTTAAAAGAAGGAGCTGATTCAAAGGCTCCCGAAGAGATAAAGTTAGCAGGGGGACATTTTAACCTATTACCTACGGTTATCTCTACCCGGAATAATCCGACTTCTCCCTATAAAGTAAAACGAATCCCGCCTGGACAGGACAAGGAGGGTGCGCCGGGACTTTTCCTAAATGATACATTCCTTGGCCATCTAGAATATCCGCCAAAACCGGCATGGTACCGACATAAAACGAAATCCGGAAAGCTTCCCGGGGAAATTGCTCCCGTTATCGAATGGGGTTATTTAATCTATTTAACCGTTTTTCGAAATTGTCAATATTTTGGAAAAGAGGAGGAATGCGCTTACTGCGATATAAACCATAATTATCGTCAGCAAAAAAATGCCGGTCGACCTTACACCGGTGTCAAGGACGTCGAAGACCTTTTAGAAGTACTATCCTGGATCGATTCCGAAGATCAGATTGCAAAAGTTTATACGATTACCGGCGGGTCAGTCATCACTTCCTTGAAGAAAAAGAATGAAATCGATTTCTATTTGGAATATGCAAAAGCGATAGAAGATAAATTTCCCGGACGATGGATGGGTAAGATAGTATCGCAAGCTTGGGAGAAAGAAGACTGTCAAAAGTTTAAAGATGCAGGCATTCAAGTATATCACCCTAACTACGAAGTATGGGACAAAGAACTTTTTAAAAAAATCTGCCCCGGCAAGGAGTCGTATATCGGTCGCGATACATGGATCCGTAGAATCGTGGATTCTGTTGAAATTTTCGGCCCCTCACACGTAATTCCTAATTTTGTCGGTGGAGTGGAGTTATCTCAACCTTGGGGATTTGAAACGGTTCAAGAAGCAGTTGCCTCAACAGCCGAAGGTTTGGATTTCTTTATGTCGAAAGGGATTATGCCGCGCTTTACGGCCTGGTGCCCGGAACCGTATACCACACTAGGCACTCAGCCCGGGCCTCCCCTTGAATATTTTTGCGAACTATTGAAGGTTTGGAAAAATACATTCGAAAAATATAATTTACCTGTTCCTCCGGGATACGGAGAACCGGGACCGGGCAAGGCTGTCTTTTCAGTTTCAGCATTTATGGACGTCATCGGATACGCGGGACGGAATTAG
- a CDS encoding lipoprotein LipL45 — translation MKNIISVASAVLLVGLLASGACKKPAEKAEAANAKQSEPTAIIVFSVGESKVQHADLTEEKAGLGASLKSGDKLVTKDKAKVDIQFADGSAIRISENSQLEFAALAVNAKGNTDTRLALVSGKVFAKVNKASKDDQFSVITPTAIAGVRGTSFLVDRTKPDRSVIKVLEGSVAVAPRVKALEGMSTEEIEGNSDLKKVQNSLDKAEIVLEKNESSLVKASDKTFGTKDASKIASLDKEIPKAVTKLSGSGISKSEEQEINTIVTVDKGTAEKIVKLNDESSSGKLDEQAAAVNDSEKKKIEADLAKRQEDEVKRFKSVLVSAPKDLKTKQDLVNYYEKLEKIVMADGTSFIGAIVDQQGSTMIVHTEQGIKRINQADVQEVVYDFQTKTKL, via the coding sequence ATGAAGAACATCATTTCCGTTGCATCGGCCGTCCTACTGGTCGGTCTGTTAGCATCCGGAGCTTGCAAAAAGCCTGCTGAAAAAGCAGAAGCTGCGAACGCAAAACAGAGCGAACCTACGGCAATCATTGTATTTAGCGTTGGAGAATCAAAAGTTCAACACGCTGATCTAACCGAAGAAAAAGCAGGCTTAGGAGCTTCTCTCAAATCTGGCGACAAGCTTGTCACCAAGGATAAGGCAAAAGTCGATATTCAGTTTGCGGACGGTTCTGCGATCAGAATTTCCGAAAATTCTCAGTTGGAGTTTGCTGCTTTGGCAGTAAATGCTAAGGGAAATACTGACACTCGTCTCGCTCTAGTTTCGGGAAAAGTTTTTGCCAAAGTTAACAAAGCAAGCAAGGACGATCAGTTTTCGGTTATCACTCCGACCGCCATCGCCGGTGTGCGTGGAACTTCCTTCCTCGTAGATCGCACAAAACCCGATAGATCTGTCATTAAAGTTCTGGAAGGATCCGTTGCGGTTGCTCCTCGTGTAAAAGCCTTAGAAGGCATGAGCACGGAGGAAATCGAAGGAAATTCCGATCTTAAGAAAGTACAGAATTCCCTGGATAAAGCGGAGATCGTTTTGGAGAAAAACGAATCTTCTCTTGTAAAAGCGTCTGATAAGACGTTCGGAACAAAGGATGCCTCCAAAATTGCGAGTTTGGATAAAGAAATTCCGAAAGCGGTTACTAAACTTTCAGGATCGGGTATTTCTAAGTCGGAAGAACAAGAAATCAACACTATCGTTACTGTTGATAAAGGAACGGCAGAAAAGATCGTAAAACTGAACGATGAGTCTTCTTCCGGTAAGCTGGATGAACAGGCAGCAGCAGTAAACGACTCGGAAAAGAAAAAGATCGAAGCCGACTTGGCTAAACGTCAAGAAGACGAGGTAAAACGATTCAAAAGCGTTTTAGTTTCGGCTCCAAAAGACCTGAAAACCAAACAAGATTTGGTTAATTATTACGAGAAACTTGAGAAGATCGTCATGGCTGACGGGACTTCATTTATCGGTGCGATCGTAGATCAGCAAGGAAGCACGATGATTGTTCATACTGAGCAAGGCATCAAGAGAATCAACCAAGCTGATGTGCAAGAGGTCGTTTACGATTTCCAAACCAAGACCAAACTCTAA
- a CDS encoding TIGR00266 family protein, translating to MQYQITHKPSFSLLKLRLGPGQSIKSEAGAMVYMSSGIGIETKMGSGFLSALSRKFLGGESFFFNTYTAPSAGGEIGLAPELPGDIVELDMNGKTILVQAGAYLASDEAVQIVSKFGGLRSLLGGEGLFLLELSGIGKAFLSAYGSIFPIDVQGGYTVDTGHIVAFDSSLQFTVGKAGGSWKSTLFSGEGLVANFTGNGTLWIQSRVPSGFISWLTRLLPG from the coding sequence ATGCAATACCAGATTACCCACAAACCATCGTTCTCTCTATTGAAGCTTCGATTGGGTCCCGGTCAATCTATTAAATCGGAAGCTGGAGCTATGGTTTATATGAGTTCCGGGATAGGAATAGAAACTAAAATGGGGAGCGGCTTCCTTTCCGCTCTTTCGCGGAAATTCCTGGGCGGAGAATCGTTTTTCTTCAATACCTATACCGCGCCTAGCGCGGGAGGGGAGATAGGACTGGCCCCCGAATTACCCGGCGATATCGTAGAACTGGATATGAACGGGAAAACGATTTTAGTTCAGGCAGGCGCTTATCTCGCATCGGATGAAGCTGTTCAAATTGTTTCCAAGTTCGGAGGCCTCCGTTCCCTTTTAGGGGGGGAAGGCCTCTTCCTTTTGGAACTTTCCGGAATTGGTAAGGCCTTTTTGAGCGCCTACGGATCCATTTTTCCTATCGATGTGCAGGGTGGATATACGGTTGACACCGGCCATATCGTAGCATTTGATTCCTCCCTTCAGTTTACCGTAGGTAAAGCCGGAGGAAGCTGGAAATCCACTTTGTTCAGTGGAGAAGGCTTAGTGGCGAACTTTACAGGAAATGGAACTCTTTGGATACAAAGTAGGGTACCGTCCGGTTTTATCAGCTGGCTCACCCGTCTCTTACCGGGGTAA
- a CDS encoding TIGR00266 family protein has translation MNINILYKPSYSIAKVNLEAGESIKAESGAMMSMSSHIGIETHKAQKGGFMKSLKAAFLGGESFWMNTFSASEPGELLLAPTLPGDIESMALDGTVFVQSSSFLASSPSIDMDTKFQGMKGFFSGESLFFLRLSGKGTLLIASYGGIELLEVDGDFIVDTGHIVAFEEGLNYKITKFGGWKSFFFGGEGLVARFSGKGKLWIQTRNVPTLGSWFRSELPPKKR, from the coding sequence ATGAACATTAATATTTTATACAAGCCATCCTATAGTATTGCGAAAGTTAATTTGGAAGCGGGAGAATCCATCAAAGCCGAATCCGGCGCGATGATGAGTATGAGCTCCCATATCGGGATTGAAACTCATAAGGCCCAGAAAGGCGGCTTTATGAAATCGTTAAAGGCGGCGTTTCTAGGCGGGGAGTCCTTTTGGATGAATACGTTCTCCGCCTCCGAGCCGGGAGAATTGCTCCTGGCTCCTACATTACCTGGGGATATAGAAAGTATGGCTTTAGACGGAACTGTCTTCGTTCAATCCAGCTCTTTCTTAGCCTCATCGCCTTCGATCGATATGGATACCAAGTTTCAAGGAATGAAAGGGTTCTTTAGCGGCGAATCTCTCTTCTTTTTAAGACTTTCCGGAAAGGGTACGTTGCTAATAGCGAGTTACGGAGGGATAGAGTTGCTTGAAGTTGACGGCGACTTTATCGTCGATACCGGGCATATCGTGGCGTTCGAGGAAGGCTTAAATTATAAGATTACTAAGTTTGGCGGTTGGAAATCCTTCTTCTTCGGAGGGGAAGGATTAGTGGCAAGGTTCAGTGGAAAAGGAAAACTTTGGATACAGACCAGAAACGTTCCGACTCTGGGTTCTTGGTTCCGGTCGGAACTTCCTCCTAAGAAAAGATAG